The Xiphophorus couchianus chromosome 3, X_couchianus-1.0, whole genome shotgun sequence genome segment CTTTGTTGAGGAATGGGACATAGGAAGCATTGTAGCAGATTTCCACTTACTGTgagaaaatacaatttctcaTAAATGCTTACTGTCAACACATTTCCTGACACCATCTGCTTGTGTGAAGAACTGAAGGGGGTCAACAAGGGTTAAACAGTGAACTTAATGTAGTCACTGAATTGCTCATGCGTTTGTGACTCAAGCATGGTGGGAGGGTTTTCAGGGAAGACACTGTGGCTgtgatgtatttttgtttaatctcaTCATGACCAATCCATCTAGGATGCGTTTCTGTAGTTTAATTCTCAGCCAGATGTGATATGTCTATCTTTTCAAggcaatttgtttttgttctttaactTCTTTGTCTCCAGTTGTTTTAAACAgacttttaacatttgtttcttgTAACAAGTGTCCGTCTCATATCCGTTCCTGACTTTCAAAACTGAATCTGGTCCAACAGGTTCCCAAAGAGAAGAAGCCACTCACTGATTGGTCGAACTTCACCACCTCAGCTCCCTGCATGATGTCACTCTCTCCTTTGACACCTCACAAGTCTCCACAGGTGTGCATTTGGTCAGGTCTTTGTTGATTTATCTGTCTTATGAATGATAAGCCTCACTGCTGAAACAACTGAGAAGTTGTGAAAGAAGGGGAAATTGTTGATCGTCTGGAAAGCATCTACAATGTtgaatttgttcatattttataatCTTTCTATGGGATTTATGTGATGACCCTCTTACTGTACATTATTCTCTTCTTTAGGAACTGTCCAAGGAAGCCGTCAGTTTGCCAAGAAGGCGAAGCTCACATCGGAACAACAGACTCTCTGACAGGCCGATTTCAGTGCAGGGTGAGTTAccaaccttttttctttcttgtattgTGCTTTTAATTGCTCCTGCTTTTGTAGTTCATGACAATCCAGACAAGCAACATGTTCACTTTATGCTCATATCctcattttgtctgtttgctcAGTTCCCTCCCTTTAGTCAAATCAAAGGTGTGTCTTTAGAGTTTTTTGGTTGTTGCTACGACCGAGAGCATGATTCTCCCATGTCATATAGAAACATCTGAAAGCTTAAGCCTAAAATTTCCACAATGGTATCTGTTTTTGTGCTCCAAATATTTGAGTTGCCTAATCTgttaagtcaagtcaagtttttCAAGGTTTGTTTTCCACCCTTTTTCTCCTCACTGGTAATTTAAAGTTCTTAGTTGGAGTTGTCCCACATTTCTCCGTTATGAAAAGATTTAtctcaatatatatattttttttctatatctatatatatagatataaaaatattGGTTCTCTGTTTCTTTCCACTATCAGGTTTGGTGAGGACTCTTCCAGACAGCCAGACGACAGAGGCTTTCACTCCCCCCATAAGCTCCCACAGACTAAGCAACGGGCACAAACCAGGGAGCAGCAACGGTGGTGGGTTCCTCACTCCGTGCAACAGTGAAGCAAGCTCTCGTGCGGCAAGGTGAGTTTCATCACTGCATGTGAATCTGTATGATACTTTTGGATGGATACCTATGTAGCACTTCTTTGACATTAAAATGCTGAATATATAATGTATTATTCTTATTATCAATACCAACAGAAATGCTACTTATATGTGCAACAGTTGTACATATGTCATCTTTGATGTAATAGCATGTTATGAGGTGTATGAATGATTATCTCATAGCTGCGCgatattagaaaaacatataaatgtaaTAGCGTAGCTGAATTTTGTGACGAGAGTGTTGATTCCAATTAATCCACATTTTCTTGACTCTTTCTATTTCTTCAACCCTATTTGTCAGATTTAGCATCTCGgtaactaaaaatatataagtaTTTACATCAGCGAAAGTCCATCccgcattttaaaaatattattggcATGTAGGTTTTGGATGCATGCCAATAATATAATATCCAACCAGATATTGCATCCAAAGAGCACTGCGACTGTTATTTTAGACAGATTGATATTTTGATTATATGTTGGGCACATTTAGTTGTCAAATAATGCCACAATAAAAAACTGGTCAAAGAGGATTTTTTGGGGTGTGTGGAGGTTAAATCATCACTGCATTCACCTGTGTGTAATAAGTATGTGGAAGTTTTCTGCTCAAGTTGTTTTAGGACGTATTGATGATAATTCACAGATTCAATGGAGACATGACTATCTGAGGGAAATTTAGAGCTCTTATAATGTTCATAGGAGGCATCAGTGTATACAATCAGGTCAGTTTCTGTAAATCATATattcttattaaaaatgtaatttatttaataactccGCTCAAGAAGTGAATCTCTTATATCTTATATACCTGTTGATATCAGTGATAATATATTAAAGCTAAAAgccaatgttatttttttgaaaacctgaatATTGCATAACACCATAAACCAAAGAAAGTTAAGTTATATCCACAACACCATGGGTGAGACTACTGACACCCTCCCCAAGGGTAGGTTACTTTCATTGAGCCTGCCTGTTTACATTGTCCTCTATACAAGCATGATAATAAAAAGTTGTGTAGAAGGACAAAGTGTGGCCCAAAAGCATGCAACTGGGATAACTACTGCCCTAATGTCTTAtcacaagtaaaaataaacaccatccatccattttcttacaccgttgtccctaatggggtcaggaggtgctggtgcctatctccagctgacgttccaggcgagaggcggggtcatcctggacaggtcgccagtctgtcacaggacaaccattcacacacactcacacctatggagaatttagagagaccaattaacctgacagtcatgtttttggactctgGGAGGAagcccggagagaacccacgcatgcacagggagaacatgcaaactccatgcagaaagaccccgggccgggaatcgaacccaggaccttcttgctgcacggcaacagtgctaccaactgcgccactgtgtcgttgtgcaaaataaacacattcctGAATACATCACTGCTTGtaatattacttttttaattcaatttcaaaaatacatatCTTGGGCCAGTTTAATTCCAAATAATAAAGgcgtatttatttatatacaacTTTTGCAATTTCAACATGATGGTATTTTGTAACTTACCtgtaaaaaatgtagaaattacTGATATTAATGTGGTGTAGATAGCATCACTGAtggtttgtttattaaaatagattaaaaaagcAGTAGTAAATGATATGTTTCAAAAGAATGCATTATTTACAAAGACAATAACACAGACACATGACTAATATGTTTTCAATAAACTGGAGGAAACCCCTGTTTACTGAAATTGCCATGCAGGTCATATTGGTTGGAAAAAGGCATTTAACTGTCGTTCTGTAATCTAACAACACACTTTTCTATTTGACTGTTTTCTAGATTGATGTTGACTGCATGTCCCTTTATAATACgtcattaaattttaattttgggggttttgcttttttaataagAACAACTATTGCtatttcttagattttttttctctaattctGATGCTTCATGATTCTTGTCTCTGCAGTCCATCGCTTTTGGATCTTGTGGAGATTGAGAGGAAGTTGAGGGAAGCCAAGGCAgaaagagaaaggcttctcagaGAACGAGTGAGTCACCTGCCATGGGAAACACTCACTAATTGTCACTGTCATACTATATTAGACATGGCCTGTTGATCAGTGACACCAGCTAAGCTCGCGCATGATTGTCTAAGAAACCACTCGGCAGATGTTTGCATGCCTGTAACGCATGTTCATAGCACTGGCAGCTGCCAAGACTGGAAGGCTCAAACCTCCAGTTGTTTGTGGCTTCATAACCAATGGGTTTctatttttgctgctttaaaaatagtacattttaatgtgttacagtttttttttttctttatgactaTGTGCACACAGGCAGAAAGGCAGCGGTTGTTGTTGGAAGAAAGAAGCCAAAGAGAGCTAAACTCTTCCAGAGAAGAACCACTAGaaccagaaacacaacaaagacCAGGGCCAGAAGCAAATGAATCCGTACAAGTCCTTTCATCGCCAGTTTCAGAGGTATAAATTAATCATAAACCCTAAATCTAGGGTTAGAAAAGTTAAGAAGTTGTGGCTGTAGAACTAAATAAAtgctaggttttttttttcatgttttacttgTTATGGTTAAATCCCATCTTTACACATAATAATAAGTAAACCAAACCCTTTAGCCGTGTAAGTCAGTTTTATGAGCTTAATGTTGACCCAGTTTCTTGATAAATGATCATACTGAAAATTGCTCTGTTCTTTAATCAGTTATGTTGTTTGTTGTAATAGTGAGTCATTCACATTAAGATAATGAAATTTCATTATTAGAACAGAATGAATATTGTTGTACTGTAATAGAACAGTAAAGATTAGTGCAATAAAAAGATAATGGCTGAGTTGTTCTGAATTATAGTCTAGTAAcatctataaaatatttttaatcatgtaGCTCGgctagaaattattattttttcctcttattttcTAAGACCATATCTTACATCATATTTTTGATACAAATGTAGTAAACTTTTCATCATGTGACCACAGAGAGCCCCTTTCTGAAGCTCAAAAATAagtgcatttgttttaaaaatgccacTGGATGCTAGTAGTGTTTTCCATGGAAAATGCACTATTTACAGGATAACTAAGCTCCACTTGTCTTTCCAGAAGCGCAGCCTGCCCCTTTTCCTTACTCCAAACTTTGACCTTCGGGCCCATGTAGAGTCACTGGGTCACGGGGTTGCCAACTGCACGGACCTGCGGCTTACACCTCGACGGTGTGCTGGCTTTCTCACGAAACGAGGAGGGAGGGTCAAGACATGGAAGAAGAGATGGTTCCTGTTTGACACAGACCACAAACGACTGGCCTACTATACAGGTTAGACTGGCTTTCAAagtttggtgtgtgtgtttgctcattgactttgcatttgtgtgtttgcatgaaTAAAAGGCTTCTGTGTGCCACACAATTTGACCTCACTGAAGGGAGGCTACTGTTGTAATAATACATGGCCAACCATCTGTTGCTGCACATATTTTAAGATCAGATGTAGTGTCATGCAAAAGTGTTTTTACCCTAGAAATCTTTTGTACGTTTTGTTTCATTACAACTacaaatgtcagtgtttttaaattgagtTCCTATGTggaaagcaaacacaaaatgaagaaCAATTGTAAGGTAGaaggaaaattgtttttttaaaagactgtgACAAATAACCTATTGtcattttgtagcatttttgaAATTTACATTAgtgcataataaataaaaatgttactataaataaaactcttaaTTGTCACATTTACATATGATGCCATTGGTGAACAAAAGcgtcatgaagaccaaggaacacagcaaacaGATTAAGGGATATTTTATAAGTGTCACTTAAAAAATATCTCATAGAGCACTGTTCAGTCAGTCATGAGAACgtggaaagaaagagaaacgTATAATTTCACACCTACCAAGATTTGAATCTCAACCTTAACGGATAAAGTACCAAGAGTATTTATCAAAGAAACAGCCAAACGTTGTAGGGTAATTTGGGAAGAGTTCaagagattcacagctcagaTCTGACAGGAAGATGAAGATGGAGCTGCTTTTGGCTCCAGAAGACTTCAGACTGGACTGGAGGTTCATCCTTCACCAGGAAAATAATCCTCAGTTTACAGGCAGAGCTACAATGAAACAATTCACAGTTGtacattactttgtgttgctctattacataaaatccataACGTATATTTAAGTTTGGTAGTGAGGTGACaatgttgaaaagttcaagacattttaatacttttgaaagACACTATATTAAcctaaaatgtatattttgtatttttttaataaacttgacTCTCCCTTATCTACAGACTGCGATGAGAGAAAGCTAAAGGGAGTCATGTACTTTCAGGCTATAGAAGAAGTTTACTACGACCATCTACGAACGGCTACCTCTGTGAGTTTGCCTTTCTCAAATCTGTTGTAGTTTTTGGGATTTTTCATTTGGATGCACCAAATCAGTAAAGTTTGATTTCTAGAGTCTGCAAATGGAGGCTACAACCCctctttcatttttgaaaacatattttcttaggTCATTAATCTCTAAATAACCTCAAAATGCTTGCataatctttcagaaaaatgtgatcTCAGAAGCAAAGCtagttcagaaaaatatttacaacttttttttaggtGAGAGGATTGTACTAGTTTTTTCCAAAAGCAGTCCTActtgcaaaacaaaagcattttaacaGAATAAACTAAACCTCTACACTACAAAAGTCTATTCCAACATAAAACTACTTTTATGTTGAACATAAAAGTAGCCTGAATGCCTGAATGTCCAACAAAGCTATTTAACTTTTAAGGAAAGTGTAAACTTTAAGTCATATTCTGCTCTACATCAAAACAGccagttgatgttttttttttttaaatcgacACCCTTTCACCCTTTCAGATTTCTGAGGAAAGATGTTTGTCATGCTTCTAAGGAAGCAGACAAACAGGATTTTCCTGCTTCATTGTTTGACATTGCAGATGCTTGATTGCAGTCCGTTGTAAAGTTTTGATCTAacaaatatttgtgtgttttaaagtctCAATATTGCAGTAAAATCATGGGGAACCTTGCCAGTGAGCTGACTCTTGATATCTCTGCCTTCTGTATAGTCTCCTCGGCCCAGCCTTACGTTCTGTGTGAAGACATACGATCGCCTGTTCTTTCTGGTGGCTTCCAATGCCGTGTCTATGCGTATCTGGATGGATGTCATTGTCACCGCAACCGACGAGCACAGCCGCTACTGACTTAAATACGTGACTATGGAGTGAAGCTGCTGAATGGACTCTACTGTGGTTATTTTCCCCTTTCCTGTCTGGGCAGTATATTTGCTGGAAATGTGCCTTGGGTGGATTCAGAAGACCGAATATCCACATGGAGGTGCCATGGGTCAGACGTGGAGGACAATGTTACTGATAGGAGTtcatcagctgcagctcagaacACAAATCTTTAAAAGGACTCATGGTGATTCAGCTGTCTGTTACAGGGAGGATTTTTTCACGGATCTCGATCTCCCCCTGCTGGTTACAGTACAGCATCACAGGAGTAATGCACACTACACAGTGATACCAGAAATGGACACAATAAAACCACCAGCACTTACAGGATGTCATTTGTTCTAATATGCCACTACACTGGAGGTGATCTCTTTGTTATACGCACCCCTTGCCTTTGTTTTCAGATAAAGGAATATTATGGAAGTTTTGaagattatttattatattgAGGTTTATATGGCTTTGGTTTGTAGGTAAATTAAACTGTACTCTGGTATCAGGGCgacattaaatgtttgtttttataaaaatgctcatgtttgtctgtttttattgaagcATCTTTGTAAAGGTAATAGTGAGATCAATTCCAAGGtgttatgaaaaataattgaagATACCttttcttcaatgtttttttttctatttgattGCATCTTAACATGACTGCACCTGTGACACTTCCACAGGGACATGGCTGATAGCAGTCCATTACCCATATGAGGTATACTAAAGGTCACAGGAGAATATACTCTTACTGGGAACTTCATAGATATGCCTTAGTAGGATCTGGGGACGGTGGAGTCGACAGTGCACATCCTGTGATCATTAAAGGATGGACGTGGTCAGCATCAATACTCAGCCTGCCTGAGTATTAATGATACTCAGGCAGTATCATCAATAATGATGATATCAATATGATACTGCCATGTCATATTGTATCATTGAGTATTGATACTCAAACATCAATACTGTATTGATGCCGTTTAAAGGCTGTGGCATTTAACCAACTCTATTGGGACACAGGAGTCCAAATGTGCCAAGTACACATTGGCACATTGTGTACTTGTGCCAATACATCAGGCCATTTCATGCGGCCTGATGTCTTGAAACAAGGCAGAATCTGTGCtcttatgttttagttttttttttgttttttttttaatgacaaaatctGACCCATCTGAATGTCTTGTGAATACTTACCAGTAGATTAAAGGggggtattatgtaaaatttacttttttagctttatatcgTGTTGTaatgttgttccctcatcaaaaaatACCTGGAGTGTTACTTTGACTCTTTGATGCATGTTTGATAAACCCTTGACTCTGACAATCAGTCATTTTGAGCCATCACTCAAGACTGCCctagatgattttcttttttttttttctaactctcCCTCCATACTGGGACACACTCTAgttcacacacatttttatacagACAACCAATTTTATTGGACAGTCACATTTAGAAGAAGCTTATACATCCAAACATAGTTTAACCAAAACTACAGTATGCCTACCTAAATGGGACCTGACACTTCTGTCAACAGGCAGTtgtctttttcatgtttaagtTTTCACTGTGACatgcaaaattattaataaagccATATGTAGACAGAAGTGAGTTTTTCTAACTAAATCCACATATTTCTGCTGGCGATAAATTGAGTGTAAAATATCAAGGTACATTTGTTGATTAATTGTGAAACTCCTGATCGTTTGAGAACTTCCTCAGTTCACTGCACACGttaagaaatcatttttgtgTAAGCAAtttcctgttgttgttttttttctcttaagatTCTTGCTGACgtaaatttaaatcttttgacCTCAATCATGCAAGCTTTTGAAattttcctctttgtgtttgtatttcctttgaACCCATCTTGTCTGACGAT includes the following:
- the phldb3 gene encoding pleckstrin homology-like domain family B member 3 isoform X1, with the protein product MDRSLLHHSSHRHTQTKGISALEMPQHNMENSRSHWQQSLQQPWISRVAAGQSPASSGAESDTESSSTESEKSCLKKPEVGSCRFFSSPSMLQNRITEINQQKEELKIELQLEIALLQGELQTETKQLHRHSQKLLALQQQAREREKHKHTDRLNEQERLEKERHRLKELKKSCEEREKLIPSQPESQREQLTLQLQQEKEGMEVAIRAFEDWEFRVLEQESGIGEEDEDGEEKPKQEGMEGEMEKEISRQQHVVNTAQERVQQLEKQLKEMEKEKERELNALRKEKRELIHATQTVPKEKKPLTDWSNFTTSAPCMMSLSPLTPHKSPQELSKEAVSLPRRRSSHRNNRLSDRPISVQGLVRTLPDSQTTEAFTPPISSHRLSNGHKPGSSNGGGFLTPCNSEASSRAASPSLLDLVEIERKLREAKAERERLLRERAERQRLLLEERSQRELNSSREEPLEPETQQRPGPEANESVQVLSSPVSEKRSLPLFLTPNFDLRAHVESLGHGVANCTDLRLTPRRCAGFLTKRGGRVKTWKKRWFLFDTDHKRLAYYTDCDERKLKGVMYFQAIEEVYYDHLRTATSSPRPSLTFCVKTYDRLFFLVASNAVSMRIWMDVIVTATDEHSRY
- the phldb3 gene encoding pleckstrin homology-like domain family B member 3 isoform X2, which gives rise to MPQHNMENSRSHWQQSLQQPWISRVAAGQSPASSGAESDTESSSTESEKSCLKKPEVGSCRFFSSPSMLQNRITEINQQKEELKIELQLEIALLQGELQTETKQLHRHSQKLLALQQQAREREKHKHTDRLNEQERLEKERHRLKELKKSCEEREKLIPSQPESQREQLTLQLQQEKEGMEVAIRAFEDWEFRVLEQESGIGEEDEDGEEKPKQEGMEGEMEKEISRQQHVVNTAQERVQQLEKQLKEMEKEKERELNALRKEKRELIHATQTVPKEKKPLTDWSNFTTSAPCMMSLSPLTPHKSPQELSKEAVSLPRRRSSHRNNRLSDRPISVQGLVRTLPDSQTTEAFTPPISSHRLSNGHKPGSSNGGGFLTPCNSEASSRAASPSLLDLVEIERKLREAKAERERLLRERAERQRLLLEERSQRELNSSREEPLEPETQQRPGPEANESVQVLSSPVSEKRSLPLFLTPNFDLRAHVESLGHGVANCTDLRLTPRRCAGFLTKRGGRVKTWKKRWFLFDTDHKRLAYYTDCDERKLKGVMYFQAIEEVYYDHLRTATSSPRPSLTFCVKTYDRLFFLVASNAVSMRIWMDVIVTATDEHSRY